Within the Streptomyces sp. YIM 121038 genome, the region TGGCGGGGGAGAGTCAACCCGCGGGCGAGTTGCCGGGTCAACGGCGCTTGCCGGGCGCGGGCCGAAACCGGCCCGTGGCCGGGCCGGGGTGTGAGGCGACGCACGTCAGCCGGGGCCCACCGCAGGGAACCGAGGGGGTACCAGGCACACTCTGCGTGTAGTAGCCCGTTAGATCAAAGGATGGCACGCACGTGATCACGCTCACCAAGGAAGACGGCCCGGCGGACCTCGACGGGGTGACCCACCTCTCGATCGGAGCTTCCTGGGACCCCACCGCCGGCAGCAGCGGCGGGGTGCTGGGCAAGCTCCGCCGCAAGACCGGCACGGACCTCGACCTGATAGCCATCGCCATGCAGGGCGGGGACCCGGTGCGCCTCGCGGGCCTCGACTCACTGGACCCGATGGGCAACGGCTCGCTGGTCCACAGCGGCGACAACCAGACAGGCCACGGCGACGGGGACGACGAGACGGTGACGGTCGAGTTCGCCCAGCTCCCGTCCAACATCACGTCGATCGTGTTCGTCGCGGCCGCGTACAAGAAGGGCAGTTCCTTCCAGAAGGCGCGCAACATCAGCTTCAAGGTCTACGACGCGACCGGGGGCAGCTCTCAGCAGGTCGCCGACATCTGGCCGAGTCTGCTCAGCCAGGACAACGGGTGCGCCGTCGCCAAGGCCGTGCGGGTCGGCGGCACGTGGAAGCTGGAAGTGATCAACACGACGGGGAAGATCAAGCAGGGCGACGAGCACGCCCTGATGCGCTTCGCCGTGAGCAAGTAGCACGTCTCCGGGGCCCGGCGCCGAAGGGGGCCGGGCCCGGGGCGAGCGGGCGTCGTCCGGGCGCCCGTGGGGCGGAGCGGCAGGTCCGGGAGCTCGACGGCGGTGCGGCGGCGCCCGGACCCGTGGTCAGCTCGCGGGGCGGCTCAGCGCTTGTTCTCGCTCTTCTCGCCCAGCTTCTCGACCAAGTCCTGGGCCTTGTCGACGGCAGTGTCGATCTTGTCGCCGTGCTTGCCGCCGGTCTTGTCGTCGACGACGTCGCCGGCCTTCTCCAGTCCGTCGGACACCTTGTCCCCGTGGGCTTCGGTGAGTTCTTCGGCCTTTTCCTTGATGTTCTTCAGCGCGTCGAACATGTACGGGCCTGTCTCTTGGGGGTGAAGCACCTGGTCAGAGACCATTTTCCCAGGGGAAGGGCAGCCGACAAGAAGGCTCTTGGAGCATTGGCCGGGTGAGGCGGTGTGCGCCGGGACTCTCAGCCGAACCTCACGCTCTCTCCCCTGTACCTGCCCCACTGCTCGCCGGTGCGCTTCGGCAGTGGCTGCTGGACACCGCTGCGCCCGTAGGTGTCGAAGATGACGGCGTCGGTGTCGGTCCGGTTGTCGGCACCGAAGGCGGGCATGTCGGAGTCGAAGGAGGGGCGCCGCGACGGCGCGCGCACAGCAGGCTGCCGTCCAAGGGGAGGCCGTGCACGGTGTCCAGGGTGAATCCGGCCGCGGCGAGGAGCTGTTCGTACTCGGCGGCGGTCCGCTCGCGGCCGCCCACGTTGCACATCATGTGCAGGTCCCAGGAGACGGCCAGGGAGGCCGATCCGTCGGTCGGCAGGAGGCGCTCCACGATCAGCAGGGCGGCGCCCTCCGCCATGCTCGCCGCGCAGCTGCGAAGGACCGTCAGGGCCCGGTCGTCGTCCCAGTCGTGCAGGACGCGGGAGAGCAGATAGACGTCTCCGCCCTCCGGCACCGCCGCCAGGAAGTCGCCCGCGACGAACGCGCACCGGTGGGCCCAGCTCGTCTCGGGCCGCTGCTGCCGTGCGGCCGCCAGGACGTCCGGCCGCTCGAACAGCACACCGCGCAGCTGCGGCGCGCGTTCCAGGATCCGCCCCAGCAGGTGGCCGTTGCCCCCGGCCACATCCACCACCACCCGGGCACCGCGGAAGTCGAAGAGCCCGGGGATCGGCTCGAACATGGCCGCGCTCGCGGCCATCGCGGCGTCGAAGAGCCGCGCGAGGCGGGGGTGTTCGGTGAGGTAGTCGAAGTGTCCCTTCCCGAAGAGCGCGGCGAAGGACTCCTCGCCGGTCCGTACGGAGTGGGCCAGGGCGCCGAAGGAGTCGTAGAAGGGCCCGCCGTAGAGCAGGGCCAGCGGGCGCAGCGAGGGGCGGGCGTCCTGCCGCAGGAGCGCACCCGTCTCCGTGGCCGCGTAGGACTCACCGGACGGTGCCACCAGGCCCACGGCCGCGAGGTGCCGCAGCAGCCGGGCCAGGCCGCGCGGGTCGGCTCCGACCCGCGCCGCCACCTGCGCGACCGGCACGGGGCGCGGCCGCTCGCCGCGCCCCACCGGAAGCTGGTCGAGCACTCCCAGCTCCGCCGCCACGGCGATCGCCTGCGTGGTCCAGGCGCCGGTCATCAGTTCAAGGAGCCGCTTGGCGGGCTCGGGCGCCGTCGCCTCAAGGTGTGCGGTCAGCGCCAGAGGGTGGTGCCCACGGGCCCGGATCTCCAGCCGCCGGTAGCGCGGCCTCCGCGTCCGCCCGCGACCGGCCGGACCTGCCTCTCCTGCGCTGCGGAAGAACAGCACCGTGCAGTCCTCGTGCCTGTTGTGACCTCCGCCGTCCGGTATGAGACCGCCCCGCTCGCCGAGGAGCGCGCGAAGTCCGGACAGCACCACCGCGTTGGGTTCCGGAACGTCGAGGGCGACGTGTGACTCGTTGTGCTCGGCGCGTTCCCGGGCGGCGATCCCGTCGAGCGGCGAACGCGGCGGCAGCTCCAGCGCGAAGACCTCGACGGTACGGGCGCTGTCGCCCGCCCCCGGGAGGCCCGCGTGCAGGATCGTGACGTCCAGGGATTCAGTCGGCACGCCGTACCGCCGGCCGAGCCGCGCCCGCACGACAGTGCTCGGAACCGCCTTCCCGACGGTGAGCCCTTCGGCACGCAGCCGGGCGGTCAGCACGCCGAGCGAGGCCGGAAACACCAGCGCCGCCACGTGGGCCAGGGTGCAGTGCGTGGCCATCTCCGCCCGTTCCCGCGCCGTGAGCGCGGGAACCAGCTCGGCCAGCACGCCGTCGGTGTCCGCGCCGCGCACCCACGCCAGAGCGTCACGGATCGAGTGCAGGTCTGCCGGGTCCAGAGCAGCCGGGTCCGGAGCTGTCAGGTCCGGAGCGGCCGGGTCCGAAGCCGCGAGGGCGGGATCTGTCGGATCGGGAGGCGTCGGGTCACAGCACGCGGGTTCGGCACGCGCCTGATCGGTGCGTCGTGGGTCGAGGTGGGTCGGGTGGGGCCGGGCCGTCGGTACTCGCTGAGCCGTCAAGGTCAGCTCCTCTCGGTGCACACCGCTGGAGTGACAGCGGCACGCGGTACTACGTCGCCCTCACCGCACTCCGGCACCTCGTTCCGGCCAGTCTGCGTCTCGTTCGAGCCAGCAAGGGGGGAGGCGGCGCTCCTCGGCGATGCCCTCCCACCGGGCCGTGAACGGGCATCGCGCACGCCTCTGTCGGGCTCCGGGCCGACCCGTCCCCCGGCCGAGCGGGCCGTCGACCAGGCATCCGGAGCGAAAGGAGGCGTGGCGGAACGGGCACACTCGGGCCGAACGTGTCGTACAACGGGCGCTTCCGTTCCCACCCACCGCGGGTAGAAAGACGCAATAGGCCCCATACGGGGGGTCGCCCGGCGGCAGCTGTTCCCTGACGACGAGGTCGGGACGCCACGAGGCCCAGGGCGCCGGCGAAGAGGCCGTTCGCCCCGTCCCCGCCCTGCACCGCTCGGTGCGCATCACGTCATGGCACCCCGCGCGGTCACGCGCCGGTGTCCGCTGCCGCTCATGGACGCGACGGAGGGGGAGCACGTTGCTGGACTTGATGCCGCCGACGGCACGGGGGGCGAGCGCCGCCCGGGCGGCGGAGCCGACGGAGGATTTCCTCAGGGCGCTGTACCACCGCCACGGGGCGGTCATGCTCCGCTTCGCCACCCGGCTCACGGGCGGCGACTGGCACCGCGCCGAGGACGTCCTCCAGGAGACGGCGATCCGCGCGTGGCAGCACTCGGGGGAACTCGACCCGACAGCCGAGACGCTGCGGCCCTGGCTGTTCGCCGTCGTCCGAAACCTGGTGATCGACGGTCACCGGCTGCGCCGCGCCCGGCCACCGGAAGAGGGCGAGCCGAGCCCGGCTCACCTGCCGGTGCCGGACGGCATTGATCACACGCTCACGCGCCAGGTGGTGGTGGCGGCCCTGCGGGAGCTGTCGGCCCGCCACCGGGAGGTGCTGCTGCACCTGTACTACCTGGGGCGCACCGTCACCCAGACCGCCGAGGTCCTCGGTGTGCCCGCCGGGACCGTCAAGTCACGTTCGTACTACGCGATGCGGGCCCTCAGCGACAGCCTGCGCGGCCGAGGGCTCACCACCCCCGACTGACACCCCCTTCGGCCCGGGGCCCCACGCGGCCCCGACGCCGTGTCAGGTCCCGGCAGCGCCACCGGGCGGGTCGCTGTCCGACAGGCCCAGTCCGTCGGACAGCTCGGCGTCGGAGAGCAGGGACAGGAAAGCCGGGGCGTCGGACAGCTCCCGATGGGCCGTGCGGCAGCTGTCGCACGCGGCGATGTGGGCGGCCACGCCCCGGCACTCCGCGGGGGAAAGGCCGCCGAGGACGTACGCCCCGAGGAGCAGCTCGACGTGGCCGTCCCCACTGCCCGACACCGGCATCCACCCCCCCCGGATCCCCGCGCGCGCACGGGCTTTGACGGTGGCCGGAACACAAGGTGGCGACCACACGCTCAGCTGGTCACGGCGCGGCACAGGGCAGGGTGCCGTCCTGCGCGCCTTCGATGAGGTCTTCATGAGCGGCCCTGACGCGCTGGGCGTCGGCCTTGAGGACCTTGCGATCGTACGTCAGCAGCCCGTTCAACTCACCCTCCACATCGGATATCTGGGTGTACACGGCGCCGTTGCCGCCCTTGCAGGCGAGGGCGCGGACCTCGGCGAGGCGGGCCAGATAGCCGTCGGTGTACCGCTCCTGGTCCACGTCGACGTACGACATCTGGACCGGCCAGGCGTGCCCGGGCACCGCGAGTCCCAGTCCGCCGTACTCGCCGCTGACCAGGGCCCTCCTGCCGTCGGGGGCGGGCTGGGCCGGGCTCGGGTAGCCGTGCTCGTCGAGGATGTCGCCGACGCCGCCGTCGGTGCCCAGGTTGACGCCGGACATGTTGTTGACCAGGCGGGTGGGGTCCCACCGCTTGACCTGCCGCGCGACGCGGGCCACGTCGTACTGGCCCCACCCCTCGTTGAAGGGCACCCACATGACCACCGAGGGGCTGCTCGCGTGCTCGTCGATCATCTCCTTCAGCTCGCGCTCGTACTGGGCCCGCGCGGCCCCGTCCGGGACGGTCCCCGCGGTCATCGCGGGCATGTCCTGCCACACCAGCAGGCCCAGCCGGTCCGCCCAGTAGAACCAGCGGTCCGGCTCCACCTTGATGTGCTTGCGCACCGAGTTGTAGCCGAGCCTCTTGTGCGTCCGCAGGTCGTACGCCAGCGCCTCGTCGGTCGGCGCGGTGTGCAGCCCGTCCGGCCAGAAGCCCTGGTCGAGGGTGGCCATCAGATAGACGGGGGTGCCGTTGAGCACCGTGCGCGGGGTACCGCTCGTTGTGTCCACGGCGATGGAGCGCAGGCCGAAGTAGCTGCCGACGCGATCGCCGCCGACCGTGACCTTCACGTCGTAGAGGAACGGGTCGTCGGGCGACCAGAGGCGCGGCTCGCCGATCCTCAGGGTGAGGGGAGCGCCCGTCCGTCCGGTCGCCGTCGCGACCCGCTCGCCGTCCGCGTACGCGGTGGCCGTGACCGGCACGCCGTCGCGCACGCCCTTCGCCTCCACGACGGCCCGGCTCCCGGGGACATCGGGTGTGATCTTGAGCGAGTCGACGTGGTCGGCCGCCACCGGCTCCATCCAGACGGTCTGCCAGATGCCGGACGAAGGGGTGTACCAGATGCCGCTGGGGTCCAGGCGCTGCTTGCCGAGGGGCGGGTTCTCGCCGCCCTCGCCACCCTTGGCGTCCGTCGGGTCGTACACGCCGACGATCAGTTCCTGGGTGGTCCCGGGCTTGAGCGCGTCGGTGACGTCGGCGCTGAACTTGTCGTAGCCGCCCCGGTGTTCGGCGACCTCGGTGCCGTTGACGTACACCCTCGCCCGCCAGTCGACGGCGCCGAAGTTCAGCCGCAGGCGCCGGCCGTCGCCGATCCGCCAGCCCTCGGGGACGGTGAACGTACGCCGGTACCACATGCGGTCCTCGTGCCGCTGGACGCCCGAGAGCTGTGACTCGACCGGGTAGGGAACGCGAATGCGCTCGGCGAGGTCCTTGCCCACCGGTGGCGCGTCACCCGCCTCGGCCGCGGCGAACTGCCACCGGCCGTTGAGGTTCCGCCACGTGGCCCGGGTGAGCTGCGGGCGCGGGTACGCGCGCCACCCCCTGCCCGCCTCGGCGTCGCCCGCCCAGGGCGTGCGCAGTTCGTGGCGGGAACGGTTGACGCCGCCGCTGAGGAACGCGTCGACCTCGTTCCCGCCGACGGTGGCGAGACCGCCCCGGCCGTCGTAGCGCAGGTCCACGGTGCCGCGCGCGGTGCCCTCCTTGTTGCCGACGACGGGCTCCTCGAGGCGTACGAGCAGGACGCCGGGATCGGCCTCGTCGAGCGCAGCGGTGGCCAGGGGCCACTTGGCGCCGCCGATGGTGGCGTGGATGTGCCCGGTGAGGGAGCCGGGCGGGGGCGCGAGGCGTTGGGGGAAAGCGAGGGCGAGGGTGCGGCCGTCGGCCCGCACGGCGGCGTCGGTGGCGCCGTCGTAGTCCCAGCCGTCGGGCGGGCGGAACGCGTCGCGCGGCACGACGGCCTTCTCACCGCCCGGAGGGGTCCAGCGCAGCCGCAGATGCGAGCCGCCGTAGTGCTCGAAGTACTCGACCTTGATGTCGTAGGACGTGCCCGCGGTGAGCTCCACGGGCCGGGAGCTCTGCTCCTTGTCCCAGTCGTCGACCCAGTGGTCGATGACGAGTCGGCCGTCGATCCACAGCCGGAAGCCGTTGTCCCCGATCATGGAGAAGGCCGTCGGTCCCGTCCGGTCCGGCACCAGCTTCCCGGTCCAGCGGACGGTGGCGTCGTCGCTGCGGCCGGTGGCCGCGGCGAGGCGGGGTTCGAGGGTGGCGAAGTCGATGACCGGGTCGAAGACGGTGGCCTTGAGCTCGTGGAAGTCGAAGGCTCCCGGCGCGGACTGGGTGTAGTACTCGCCCTTGAGTCCGTGGCTCCGCGGTGGGTCTCCGACAGCCGTGGCCGCGGGCGTCACCGTCAGTCCGGCGGCGCCCAGGGCCAGGAGCACCAGCAGGGCCACCTGGCGTCCGAGGCCGGTGAACTGTCGCAGTCGCACGGATCCTCCTTGGCTGAGGAAGACGGCGGCCCGGGGGCCGCGAGGGGCGAACGGCCGTGCATGGCGTTGCGAGGTTGTCCGTAGGTACCAGAACACACCTGTGATGCGAGAGCCAGGGCCTGGCGGAAGCGGGCGCCGAACGGGCGGCGGCGGGCGCGGAACGGAAGCCGCGTGGTCTGGACTTGCCATCGCGGCTTCCCTACTCTCGGCCCCAGCCGTGATGAGAGCGCTCTCAGAAACCTCGGTCCGACCCCGGCACCCCGGTTCCATGCACACCCGGTCCGACCCTCCACCCTGGTCCGACCCTCCCCGCCCCGGTTCCACTCCCACTCCGTTGGAACGACGAAAGGGTCCCCTGTGAGACGCAAGACGGGAGCACGTCTGGCTCTGTCCGCCCTATTGCTGCTGGCGACCTGCGGCGGCACAGGCGTCGCCACGGCCGCCACTACCGCCACCACGCCCGGGTCCGGGGCCCCCGCCTCCGCCGGGCTCCTCGACGCGATGGAGCGCGACTTCGGCCTGTCGCCGAGCGCCGCGCGTGACCGGCTCGCCGCCGAGCGGCACGCCGTCGGGGTCGAGCGCGCGGCGCGCGAGGCGGCGGGCGCCGACTACGCAGGATCCTGGTTCGACGCCGGGAGCGACCGGCTGACCGTGGCCGTGACCCGGCCGGGGGCCGCGAAGGCCGTGCGCCGCACGGGCGCCGCCGTCCGGATCGTCGAGCACAGCGCGGCGCGCCTCGACGCCGCGAAGGCGCGCGTGGACCGCATCAAGGCACCCTCAGGCGTGGCGAGTTGGCGCGTCGACCCCAAGGCGAACAGGGTCGTCGTCTCCGTCGTCGCGGGCCACGCCGCCGACAAGGACGTCGAAGCCTTCGTGCGCCGAGCCCGCGCCACCGCCCCCGTGCGGGTCGCGACGGTCGCCGACGCGCCCCGCACCTTCGCCGCCGGTACCGTCGGCGGCGACCCGTACTACACCGGCAACGTCCGCTGCTCCATAGGCTTCTCGGTGCACGGCGGCTTCGTCACCGCCGGGCACTGCGGGCGCGCGGGGGCCTCGGTGCGCGGCTGGGACGGCTCCGCGATGGGCACGTTCCAGGGCTCGTCGTTCCCGGGCGACGACTACGCCTACGTCTCCGTCGGCCAGGGCTGGTGGACCGTGCCGGTCGTCCTGGGCTGGGGCACCATCCCGGACCGGCTGGTGCGCGGCTCCACCGAGATGCCGGTCGGCACGTCCATCTGCCGCTCGGGCTCCACCACGCACTGGCACTGCGGGCAGGTCCTGGCCAAGAACGAGACCGTGAACTACTCCGACGGCACCGTCGTGCACCAGTTGACCAAGACCAGCGTCTGCGCCGAACCCGGCGACTCCGGCGGCTCGTTCATCAGCGGGGACCAGGCGCAGGGCGTCACGTCGGGCGGCTGGGGCAACTGCTCCGGCGGCGGCGAGACCTGGTACCAGCCGGTGAACGAGATCCTCGCGCGGTACGGGCTGACGCTGCACGTCACCTGACGCGCCGCCGCTGACCGGTCTGCCAACGCGTCGCGCCCGCCGGTGAGGTGCTCGGCCACAAGGCCGCGCCGACAGCCGACCGAACCGGGCGCGACGCGCTTGCCGCAACCCCCTGCTCGGGCGGAGCGGGCCTCCCCACCGAGCGATCCCGGCAGTTGCCGCACAGCGAACACCTGCGGTCCGACCCCGGGCCATTCGTAACCGCGAGTGAAGACGCGCGGCGTCGAGCCGGTCCTGGCCCAGGGCGAGGCGTGGCCAACAGGGCGCGCTGCCTATGGCGCCATCTCGTGAGGGCCTCCGCGGCTACCCCTTCGGGGCGAGGACCACGGCGGTTCCGTACGCGCACACCTCGGTGCCCACGTCCGCCGCCTCCGTCACGTCGAAGCGCATCATGAGGACCGCGTTCGCACCCCGTGACCTGGCCTGCTCCACCAGTCGTTCCATGGCCTGGTTCCGCGTCTCCACGAGGGTTTTGGTCAGGCCCTTCAGTTCGCCGCCGACCAGGGACTTCAGGCCCGCGCCGATCTGCGAGCCGAGGTGCCGCGAGCGCACCGTCAGGCCGAAGACCTCACCGATGACCTGCTGCACCTGATACCCCGGAACGTCATTGGTCGTCACGACCAGGACGTCGGACTGCGCGGCCTGGCCGCCGCCGAAATCCTCGATGCCCATACGAGTGCACCTCCTCGACGCCAGCATGGCCTGCTCCACGGCGTCGTGCCAGTGGGCACCGGCGTGGAGGTGCCCCGAGAGGTACCGAGGACCGCCCCGGCCGGCTCGGGCCGGGGCGGTGCGCCCGCGGTCACTCCGGCGTGCGGGCCCGCCGGGTCGTGGAGCGTGCCGCCTCCTGGGCCGTGTCCTTGACCGACGACACGGCCTCGCGGGCCGGTTCGCGCAGTTCGGCCCCGGTCTCGCGGGCCGCGCCCTGGGCGGCGTCCTTCACGGGGGCGACGAGCTCCTCGGAGTGGTCGCGGACCCGCTGGCCGACGCGGGTCTCGGCGGCGGTCGGCGGGAAGAGCGCGCCGACGAGCAGGCCCGCGCCGAAGGCGACCATCCCGGCCGCCAGCGGGCTGCCCTGGGCCCGGGCGCGCATCCGCTCGGGCGTCTGCCCGGCCTGCTCCCGCACCTGCCCGGTGGTGTCGCCGACCTGCGCGGTGGTGGCCCGCGCGGTGCCCATGACGCGGTCCCTGACGCCCTCGGCGCGGGAGCGCACCGCACGCGCGCGGCGGCGCGCCACACGGGGAGGACTGAGCCGCTCGGCGAGTCGGTCCACACTCTCGGACAGATGGGTCCGGGTCTCCTCGGCCTCCTGCTTCAGCCGGTCGGGTGTCGGGCCCATGTGGCGTCCTCCTTCAACGAATCGATCGAGCGTTCGGGTGTGAGCCGCACCGCGTGCATCCGCTTGCGCCCGGTGACGTACAGGACCGCGCCGACCACCGCCCATACCGCGGCGACGATCAGCGCCGCCCACGCGCGGTCCATGACGTGGTCGAGGCCGAAGACCGCCGCGAGGCTGGCGAGCGCGAGGGCGAGGCCGGTGGCGTATCCGGAGCCCCCGTACAGGCCCGCCGCCTGTCCCGCCTGCCCGCCCTGTTCCTTCAGCTCCGCCTTGGCCAGGTCGACTTCGGTGCGTACGAGGTGGGTCAGGTCGGTGGTGATCTCCCCCACGAGGTCGCCGATGGAGGCGTCCGGGGCGGGGTCCTGCCGGGTGGCCGGTGGCCGGTCGGTGTGCGGGGCGGGCACGGTCACCACCCCCGGCCGGTCGTGGGCGGCGGCGTGGCCGGGGGCTCCGGCGTCACCGGGGTGCCGGAGGCACCCAGGCGCGGCATGGGCGGGGGCCCTTCGCCGGGCGCCAGGGCGGGCTCGGGCGCGTACGCGGCGACGGACTCGGGTGCTTCGCGCGCTGCTCCCCGGTCGGCGGGCCGCTCCTCGGCGCGCCGCTCCGCCGCGCCGACGCCGCGCCCGAGCCGGGACACGGCGAGCCCGGCGAGCGCCGCGCCCGCCAGGAACATCCCGGGGCGGCTGCGCGCGAAGTTCCGCGCGTCGTCGAGGAGTTCGTCGGCGCGGCGGTGCTCCATGCGGTCGGCGATGCGGTGGCCGCTCTCCGCGAGCTGCCGCACGAGCGGTGCCGCGGGGGAGTCGGGCTTGGCGCTCTCGCCCATGTGCCACAGGTCCGTCGACAGGTCACGAAGGCCGGCCGCGAGGCGTCGCACCTGCGCGCCGGCCTCGTCCGCGGCCTGTTCCCGCAGCCGTTCGTACAGGTCCCGGCCCTGGGCGACGGACTCGTGGACCACCTCGGCCGCGCCCTCGCGGGCGGCGCCCGCGACGTCCTGTCCGGTCGACCGGCCCTCGCGGCCGGGATCGTGCATCCGGTCCATGGTTCCTCCCTGTGCAGTGCCTTGGTGTCGGACGCCGCGCCGGGTACCCGGGGTGCTGATCGGAACACCGTCCGTACGCGACACGCGAGGCCGCACTCCGGATTGGCGCGGGCCCGATGGGGTCACCCGTGCCCGTATGACAGACGGCGATGAGCGCAGGAACCAGCGGGACACCGAGGCCGATGACGCGCGACAGCGGCAGGACCCGGCCCCCGGCCCCGGCCCCGAGGTCGAGCGGGCCGCGCCGGACGAGCCGGGCGAGTTGCCCGCCCGTTCCTGGTGGGCCGTGTCGCGCCGCACGGTGAAGGAGTTCCTGAACGACGACCTGCCCGACCGCGCCGCCGCCCTGACGTACTACAGCGTGCTGTCGCTGTTCCCGGCGCTCCTGGTCCTGGTCTCCGTCCTCGGGGTGATCGGTGAGTCGGCCACGCGCACCGTCCTCGACAACCTGGACGACCTCGCGCCGGGGCCGGTGCGCGACCTGCTGACGGACGCCGTACGGCAGTTGCAGGACCGGGGCGGGGTCAGCGGTGTGGTGGCCCTGGCCGGGCTCGCGGCCGCGGTCTGGTCCGCGTCCGGCTACGTAGCCGCCTTCATCCGCGCGGCCAACGCCGTCTACGACGTGGCCGAGGGCCGCCCCGTGTGGAAGCTGACCCCGCTGCGGCTCGGGCTGACCCTGGCGCTGATGGTGCTGCTGGCCGTCAGCGCGGTGATCGTGGTGTTCACCGGCCCGCTCGCCGA harbors:
- a CDS encoding TerD family protein yields the protein MITLTKEDGPADLDGVTHLSIGASWDPTAGSSGGVLGKLRRKTGTDLDLIAIAMQGGDPVRLAGLDSLDPMGNGSLVHSGDNQTGHGDGDDETVTVEFAQLPSNITSIVFVAAAYKKGSSFQKARNISFKVYDATGGSSQQVADIWPSLLSQDNGCAVAKAVRVGGTWKLEVINTTGKIKQGDEHALMRFAVSK
- a CDS encoding antitoxin, translated to MFDALKNIKEKAEELTEAHGDKVSDGLEKAGDVVDDKTGGKHGDKIDTAVDKAQDLVEKLGEKSENKR
- a CDS encoding acetylserotonin O-methyltransferase, whose protein sequence is MTAQRVPTARPHPTHLDPRRTDQARAEPACCDPTPPDPTDPALAASDPAAPDLTAPDPAALDPADLHSIRDALAWVRGADTDGVLAELVPALTARERAEMATHCTLAHVAALVFPASLGVLTARLRAEGLTVGKAVPSTVVRARLGRRYGVPTESLDVTILHAGLPGAGDSARTVEVFALELPPRSPLDGIAARERAEHNESHVALDVPEPNAVVLSGLRALLGERGGLIPDGGGHNRHEDCTVLFFRSAGEAGPAGRGRTRRPRYRRLEIRARGHHPLALTAHLEATAPEPAKRLLELMTGAWTTQAIAVAAELGVLDQLPVGRGERPRPVPVAQVAARVGADPRGLARLLRHLAAVGLVAPSGESYAATETGALLRQDARPSLRPLALLYGGPFYDSFGALAHSVRTGEESFAALFGKGHFDYLTEHPRLARLFDAAMAASAAMFEPIPGLFDFRGARVVVDVAGGNGHLLGRILERAPQLRGVLFERPDVLAAARQQRPETSWAHRCAFVAGDFLAAVPEGGDVYLLSRVLHDWDDDRALTVLRSCAASMAEGAALLIVERLLPTDGSASLAVSWDLHMMCNVGGRERTAAEYEQLLAAAGFTLDTVHGLPLDGSLLCARRRGAPPSTPTCPPSVPTTGPTPTPSSSTPTGAAVSSSHCRSAPASSGAGTGERA
- a CDS encoding sigma-70 family RNA polymerase sigma factor; its protein translation is MPPTARGASAARAAEPTEDFLRALYHRHGAVMLRFATRLTGGDWHRAEDVLQETAIRAWQHSGELDPTAETLRPWLFAVVRNLVIDGHRLRRARPPEEGEPSPAHLPVPDGIDHTLTRQVVVAALRELSARHREVLLHLYYLGRTVTQTAEVLGVPAGTVKSRSYYAMRALSDSLRGRGLTTPD
- a CDS encoding zf-HC2 domain-containing protein, translated to MSGSGDGHVELLLGAYVLGGLSPAECRGVAAHIAACDSCRTAHRELSDAPAFLSLLSDAELSDGLGLSDSDPPGGAAGT
- a CDS encoding PA14 domain-containing protein; the encoded protein is MRLRQFTGLGRQVALLVLLALGAAGLTVTPAATAVGDPPRSHGLKGEYYTQSAPGAFDFHELKATVFDPVIDFATLEPRLAAATGRSDDATVRWTGKLVPDRTGPTAFSMIGDNGFRLWIDGRLVIDHWVDDWDKEQSSRPVELTAGTSYDIKVEYFEHYGGSHLRLRWTPPGGEKAVVPRDAFRPPDGWDYDGATDAAVRADGRTLALAFPQRLAPPPGSLTGHIHATIGGAKWPLATAALDEADPGVLLVRLEEPVVGNKEGTARGTVDLRYDGRGGLATVGGNEVDAFLSGGVNRSRHELRTPWAGDAEAGRGWRAYPRPQLTRATWRNLNGRWQFAAAEAGDAPPVGKDLAERIRVPYPVESQLSGVQRHEDRMWYRRTFTVPEGWRIGDGRRLRLNFGAVDWRARVYVNGTEVAEHRGGYDKFSADVTDALKPGTTQELIVGVYDPTDAKGGEGGENPPLGKQRLDPSGIWYTPSSGIWQTVWMEPVAADHVDSLKITPDVPGSRAVVEAKGVRDGVPVTATAYADGERVATATGRTGAPLTLRIGEPRLWSPDDPFLYDVKVTVGGDRVGSYFGLRSIAVDTTSGTPRTVLNGTPVYLMATLDQGFWPDGLHTAPTDEALAYDLRTHKRLGYNSVRKHIKVEPDRWFYWADRLGLLVWQDMPAMTAGTVPDGAARAQYERELKEMIDEHASSPSVVMWVPFNEGWGQYDVARVARQVKRWDPTRLVNNMSGVNLGTDGGVGDILDEHGYPSPAQPAPDGRRALVSGEYGGLGLAVPGHAWPVQMSYVDVDQERYTDGYLARLAEVRALACKGGNGAVYTQISDVEGELNGLLTYDRKVLKADAQRVRAAHEDLIEGAQDGTLPCAAP
- a CDS encoding S1 family peptidase; translation: MRRKTGARLALSALLLLATCGGTGVATAATTATTPGSGAPASAGLLDAMERDFGLSPSAARDRLAAERHAVGVERAAREAAGADYAGSWFDAGSDRLTVAVTRPGAAKAVRRTGAAVRIVEHSAARLDAAKARVDRIKAPSGVASWRVDPKANRVVVSVVAGHAADKDVEAFVRRARATAPVRVATVADAPRTFAAGTVGGDPYYTGNVRCSIGFSVHGGFVTAGHCGRAGASVRGWDGSAMGTFQGSSFPGDDYAYVSVGQGWWTVPVVLGWGTIPDRLVRGSTEMPVGTSICRSGSTTHWHCGQVLAKNETVNYSDGTVVHQLTKTSVCAEPGDSGGSFISGDQAQGVTSGGWGNCSGGGETWYQPVNEILARYGLTLHVT
- a CDS encoding YbjQ family protein, encoding MGIEDFGGGQAAQSDVLVVTTNDVPGYQVQQVIGEVFGLTVRSRHLGSQIGAGLKSLVGGELKGLTKTLVETRNQAMERLVEQARSRGANAVLMMRFDVTEAADVGTEVCAYGTAVVLAPKG
- a CDS encoding DUF3618 domain-containing protein — protein: MGPTPDRLKQEAEETRTHLSESVDRLAERLSPPRVARRRARAVRSRAEGVRDRVMGTARATTAQVGDTTGQVREQAGQTPERMRARAQGSPLAAGMVAFGAGLLVGALFPPTAAETRVGQRVRDHSEELVAPVKDAAQGAARETGAELREPAREAVSSVKDTAQEAARSTTRRARTPE
- a CDS encoding phage holin family protein, translating into MPAPHTDRPPATRQDPAPDASIGDLVGEITTDLTHLVRTEVDLAKAELKEQGGQAGQAAGLYGGSGYATGLALALASLAAVFGLDHVMDRAWAALIVAAVWAVVGAVLYVTGRKRMHAVRLTPERSIDSLKEDATWARHPTG
- a CDS encoding YihY/virulence factor BrkB family protein, with translation MTDGDERRNQRDTEADDARQRQDPAPGPGPEVERAAPDEPGELPARSWWAVSRRTVKEFLNDDLPDRAAALTYYSVLSLFPALLVLVSVLGVIGESATRTVLDNLDDLAPGPVRDLLTDAVRQLQDRGGVSGVVALAGLAAAVWSASGYVAAFIRAANAVYDVAEGRPVWKLTPLRLGLTLALMVLLAVSAVIVVFTGPLAERAGDAIGAGDVAVTAWSIAKWPLLFVLVVLMIALLFWRAPNARTSGFRWISPGSAVAVVLWLVASAGFAVYAANFGSYNKTYGTLAGVIVFLVWLWLTNLAVLLGLEFDAELARQRAISGGMPEAQEPYVEPRDTRKWPRELRKRLRGSGGERVGG